In one window of Synechococcus sp. M16CYN DNA:
- a CDS encoding Fe2+-dependent dioxygenase, translating into MDYLTSELFTCQEISRLYCDLMADNLPWLDGRLTAGDHAARVKTNRQLDPTSPLAISIIKIVTNKIISNSLLKSYALIYKVHSILLSRSEIGDGYGWHVDNPFSKYGRRDISFTLFLSNPSEYDGGELVFQSIQTTNSIRLSAGHIILYPSSLLHCVQPILGGIRLVCVGWIESYVQSSEDRSLLFNLEAGAKGLLARHGRSDELDLIFQSYANAVRRFSS; encoded by the coding sequence ATGGATTATTTGACATCCGAACTCTTTACTTGTCAAGAAATCAGCCGTCTCTATTGTGACCTTATGGCAGATAATTTACCCTGGCTTGATGGTCGACTTACTGCTGGAGATCATGCAGCTCGCGTTAAAACTAATCGTCAACTCGATCCTACCTCACCCTTAGCCATTTCTATTATTAAGATCGTCACAAATAAGATAATTTCTAACTCTCTTTTGAAGAGTTACGCACTCATTTATAAAGTACATAGTATTTTGCTGTCTCGTAGTGAAATTGGTGATGGGTATGGTTGGCATGTAGATAATCCATTTTCGAAGTATGGTCGTCGTGATATCTCTTTTACTCTCTTCTTAAGTAATCCTAGTGAGTATGATGGAGGCGAACTTGTTTTTCAATCAATTCAAACTACAAATAGTATTCGTTTATCAGCGGGTCACATTATTCTCTATCCTAGCTCGTTACTGCATTGTGTTCAACCCATCTTAGGTGGTATTCGACTTGTTTGTGTTGGTTGGATTGAGAGTTACGTTCAATCTTCAGAAGATCGTTCCCTCCTCTTTAATTTAGAAGCTGGCGCTAAGGGTTTGCTTGCTCGACACGGTCGTTCTGATGAATTAGATCTAATTTTTCAATCTTATGCAAATGCTGTTAGACGCTTTTCTAGTTAA